TGGGAGAATGCGCCCTCCTCTCCCACAGGGCTGATACAACCGAGTACGAGTACATCGCCGCTACCGGTGAGCGTGATCTCCCGGCGGTTTCGCTCACCTGGCGTCCGGTGCCGGCCGATCCCTCTGCAAGCGAATCCTCTGTCCACTATCACGTGTACCGGAGCCCTGACCCCGACCTTGGCGTTGGGAGTTGGGTGAACGTCAGCGGTTGTGTCACGGCGAACGCATGGGTGGATCCCAACCCACCGCGGGGGCCGCTCTATTACAAGGTGGTACCTACGCTCACCACCATTTTTGGAGACGACTACGAGGGCTTTCCTGGGCAGGTGCTCCGGGTAGAGCCGAAGGAGTCGGTCTTCCGGGTTTGATGAGCTACTGACATCCGGTGGAACGCAGATAACAACTGGTTGAGGGAATGCGGGATGAAAACCGTATATGCGCTAATCTGGACGCTTACTTCAACTCCAGAGGAGTTCGACGCACGAGTTCCCGCCTTACTCGAATGGCTGCGGGCACTGAAGCGCGAAGGACGGTTGCTCGGCTGCGGCGCATGGTCATCGGGTGACGGAGGACTGACACTTGTTGAGGCGGAGACCTTAGAGGAGGCGGAGCAGATCAATGCTGCAAACCCGCTGTCTCCTCTCGGCCGTACCGAGATCCGCGCGTGGGAGGTGTACGACGCCAGTCTGATGGTGGATAGTGGAATGTGAGCGCGAGGCTCAACTCACATGCCGCGTTACGGCACGATGAACGAGCACGCCTATGAGTACCGCCACGTGGTGGGGTTCGAGGAGACAAACCTGGTGGGCAACGTCTACTACGCCAACCACGTGCGCTGGCAGGGGCGCTGCCGCGAGCTGTTCCTGCGCGACCACGCGCCGTCGGTGCTGGACGACCTGGCGAGCGGGCTGGCGCTGGTCACGACGGAGGTGAGCTGCCGCTACCTGGCCGAGCTAGCGCCCTTCGACGAGGTGATCGTGCGGATGCGGCTCGCCGGGCAGGGGCAGAGCTGGCTCCTGCTCTCGTTCGACTACTTCCGCGCCACCGCGAACGGCGAGGAGCCCGTCGCGCGGGGCGAGCAGCGGGTGGCGTGCATGCGCCGCGAGGGCGCCGCCCACGTCCCCGCGCCCGTCCCTGCCGCCCTGCGCGAGGCGCTACGGCCGTTTGGAGGGACGTGAGTGATAACGTGCTGGCTGTTCCCTGTCCCCTGTACCCTGTTCCCTAGCAGTTCGAGAGGAGAAAACCATGGCCCACATTCCCGTGCGGGACGGCGTTCCCGGCATCATCAGCCTGTTCGAGTTCGACCCCGAGGCGTCGCGGCCGCTGAACGCGCTCGCGCAGGTGGTGCTGCGGCGCCCGTCCACGCTCACGCCCGCCGAGCGCGAACTGATCGCCACCTACGTCTCCACGCTGAACGGCTGCCGGTTCTGCGCGGGGTCGCACGCCGCGGCCGCGCGCCACCTGCTGGGCGACGACGCGCCGGTGGTGGAAGCCGTGCGCGCCGACCCCTCCACCGCGCCGGTGTCGGAGAAGATGCGCGCCCTGCTGGCCATCGCCGCGCGGGTGCAGCGCGGCGGGCGCAGCGTGAGCGAGGAGGAGGTAGCCGCCGCGCGCGCCGAGGGCGCCACCGACCAGGAGATCCACGACACGGTGCTGATCGCCGCCGCCTTCTGCATGTACAACCGCTACGTGGACGGCCTGGCGACGCTCGTCCCCGGCGAGGAGGAACTGGACGGCATCGGCGCGCACCTGGCCGCCTCGGGCTACGGCGCCCGCTGAACCACTAAGGACTAAGACACTAAAGCACTCAGGACTTGGCACTCGGCACTCAGGACTTAGCACTTCGCACTCAGGACCAGAGGAGCCATGACTCCACCCCTCGCCGTCGCCCCCGAGCCACGCTGCCGCGAGCGCACCGCCGCCGCGCGCGTCCGCGCCGTGGAGCGCGCCGTCCAGGCGATGCGCGAGCGCCTGGGCGAGCCGCTCCCGCTGGAGACGATCGCGCGGGCGGCGCTCTCCAGCCCGTACCACTTCAACCGCTTCTTCCGCGAGGTCACGGGGCTGCCGCCGTGCCGCTTCCTGGCGGCGCTACGGCTGGAGACGGCCAAGCGGCTGCTGCTCACCACGCGCTTCAGCGTCACCCGCGTGTGCTACGAGGTGGGCTACACCAGCATCGGCTCGTTCACCCGCCACTTCGCCAGCGACGTGGGGCTCCCGCCGTACCGCCTGCGGCGCTTCGCGAGCGGCGGCGTCCCGCGTCCCGTGCTGGACGGCGAGGGAGTGGAATCGCGGCCAGCCTCCGGCGCCACGGTCGGCGGCAGGGTCGACGCGCCGGGGGGGTTCGGCGGGATGGTGTTCGTCGGCGCCTTCCCCGAGGCGATCCCGCGCGGGCGCCCCGCGGCCTGCGCCGTCCTGGCCGGCCCCGGCGAGTTCCGCATGGGAGGCCTCCCCGACGGGCGCTGGCACGTGCTGGCGGCCGGCCTCGACGGGGTCCCGTCCGCCGACGCGCTCCTGCACGACGACGCACTGCGCGCCGCCGCCGGCCCCGTGCTGGTGCGCGACGGACGCGCGTCCGGCCCGGTGCGCCTGGCGCTCCGCCCCCCGCGCCCGATCGATCCGCCGATCCTGATTTCCCTCCCCGTGCTGCTGGCCGGCGCCGGGGCCGAGGAAGCGCGCACCACCGCCGGCTGAACGAGGCGGTGCGTGGCGCAAACGAAGATCGCCCGCGCTGCACCGGAGCGCGGGCGATCCCTTTCGTGCCGGCCGCCTACCGCCGTCATCCCCGCCGGCGCCGGCGCGGCTCCGGGGCGGGTGGTGGGGGAGGAGGCGGTGGCGGCGGGGGAGGCGGCTCGCGGAGCGCCGGGAGCGGCGGGACCACGGGGTCCAGCCCGGGGAAGGGGCGCGGGCGGGCGATGAACTCGGCGGTGAGCTCGCGCCAGTGGTTCGGCATCCCGGGGATCGGCGCGTCGTCGACCGGGCGGCCCGTCTCCAGGGTGACGTAGGGGACCTGGGGGACCAGGCGCAGCACGGCCAGCTCCATCCCCGTGGCCGCGTCGGTGTCGGGGAGGTAGACGTGGCCGGGGTCGTTGGAGTCGGCGCCGTACGTCAGCAGCCCCACCGAGTCGGCCAGGGCGTGGAAGCGCGGGAGCTGGCCGGGCGAGACGTCGTAGTCGGCGGCGCGGGCGGCGGCGCGGCCCAGCCGGTCCACGCGGTTGTGCCACGAGGTGAGCGTGGTGGTGGCGATCGGCCCCGGGCGCGAGCGGCCCTGCTGGAAGATGAACGCCTGCCGCTCGGCCGTGCGGAAGGTCTCGCGGCGCGAGGCGCGCACGCCGCGCTCGCGCAGCAGCCGCTCCAGGCGCAGCAGCTTCGAGGCGAACACCGGGTCCGCCATCTCCAATCCGCGGTGGACGCTGCGCACCCCGGGGCCGTAGTTGGTGCGCAGGACGCGCCACTCCCATTCCTCGTACGTCTCGCGCGGCCGAGGGCGCGGCATCCCCGGCACGCCCACCACGTGGGTGCCCGGCTGCGGCGTCCTGGGCTGGTAGACGGGCACGTCCAGGTACGACAGCAGCCCGAAGCGCCCCGGCCCCTTTGCCCCGTAGCGGCAGCGCAGCTCCGCCGGCGTGGGGTTGCGCCCCAGCTTCGTGATGTCGCGGATGGTGCACCCGTCCAGCCGGGTCACCGGAGCCACGCTCGGCAGCCCCGCCCGCCCCGGCGCCGTGTGCCGCGCCGCCTGCGCCTGGGCCGCGGCCTGCGCGGGCGCGGCCGGAGGCGGCGTCTGCGGGGACTGCGTCGCCGCGGGCGCGGGCGGCTGCGCGGGCTGCGTCGCGACGGGCGGTGTCGTGGTCGGCGGTGCGGGCGAGGTCTGCGGCGCCGGCCGGGACGAATCGGGAGCCGGGTTCGGCGCGGGCTGGACGGGTGCCGGCGCGGGTGCGGGCGCCGGCGGCTGCGCGGGCTTCTCGGTCTGCGCGGCCAGGGCGGTCGCGCAGAGGAGCGGCATGGCGGCGGGGATGGTGCGGAACGGGAACTTCACTCGGACAACCGGGGCAGAAACATATCCGGGATGCGGACGGTCGCGGTCGGGCGTCGCCCCCGTCCCCCGGGTTGAAACCCGGGGCTACGACAGCACGAAGTCCGCCTTCGCGGACTCCCGGGATCGCGATTCGCGCGACCCGTACCTCCTTGGCACACCACAAGTTCCGCCGGACGAGGCAGGCCTCGCCCCCACGCGGATCGTGCGCACTCACGCACTCACGCACTTCTTCTATAGCAGTCCCTGCACGAACCCGCCGTCCACCTGGATCGTCGTCCCGGTGACGTAGCTGGCGCGCTCGGAGGCCAGGAAGGCGACCATCGCGGCCAGCTCCTCGGGCTCGCCCATGCGCTGCAGGGGGATGCGCGCGGCCATCTCCTCCAGGATCTCGTCCGCTTCGCGGTCTTCGTGCGCCGCGCGCTCGCGGGCCAGGTCCTCCACGCGCCCGGTGCGCATGTAGCCGGGCGCCACCACGTTGCAGAGCACGCCGAAGGGCGCCATCTCCGTGGCCAGCGTCTTCACGAAGCCCACCACGCCGGTCCGGGCCGTGTTGGAGAGGATGAGCCCCGGGAGCGGCTGCTTGACCGAGACCGAGGTGAGCGCGACGAAGCGCCCCCAGCGACGCGCCTTCATGTGCGGCATCACCTCCTGCGCCAGCCGCACGGTGCTCATCAGGTTCAGCCGGAGCGCCTTCTCGTACTCCTCGGCGCCGGTGGTCTCGAAGCGCGTCCCCGGCGGCCCGCCCGCGTTGGCGACGGCGATCTCCACCGTCCCCCAGCGGTCCACCGTCTCCTCGACGAGCGCCTCCACGTCGTCGGGGTCGGTCACGTCCGCGCGCACCGGGATCACCTGCCCGCCCGTCTCCCGGCGGAGCTCCTCGGCCGCGGCGCGCAGCCGCGCCTCGTTGCGCGCGGCGATCACCACCCGCGCCCGCTCGCGCGCCAGCTCCCGCGCGACCGCCCTGCCCAGCCCCATGCTGGCGCCGGTCACGATCGCCACGCGATCCCTGATCCCCAGGTCCATAGCCGTCCCCCGGGCCGCTCCGCCGTGTGCCTGACGAGACTGCCGGTGCGGCCTCGAAGCTAACACGCGGGCGCGGGGAAGGGAAACCGGCCCGGGAAACGAAGCCGCGGCCCGGGGGAAGGTGCTCCCCCGGGCCGCGGGACCGTCCGCCGGGACCCGCTCAGCAGGTGTCGTCGGTGAGCACCGGGCCGCAGAAGGTGTCGTTGCACTGCGTCTCCAGGCAGCTCACGGGGGAGGTGATCTGGCAGTCGCAGGTGTTGGCGGCGTCGCAGGTGCCGCCGCAGGTGACGTGGCCGCCGCGGGTGTGGTTGTGCGCGTGGACGGTGCCCTTCGCGCCGCGCTCCGCGTCGTCCGTGGCGAACGACTCCACCGCGAGCGCCTCGAGGTTCAGCGTGAGCTTCTTCATGGCCTTCTCCATCGTGGAACGGGAAGAGATGCGGCCCGGGGGGGTCCCCCGGGCCGCGGGAGACGGGTCAGGCGGAGCAGATGCAGACGCTCTCCTCGCCTCCGCACGTCGAGGTGTCGCCGCACAGCGTGGTGCCGCAGGGCTCCAGGCAGGTCACTTCGGCGGTGATCGGACAGTCGCAGGTGTTGCCGCCGCCACAGGTGCCGCCGCAGGTGAGGTGGCCGCCGCGGGTGTGGTTGTGCGCGTGGACGGTGCCCCCGCGCCCGCGGGCCGCGGTCTCGGTCGTGAAGGACTCCACCTGCAGGGCGTCGACGTCGAGCGTGAGCTTCTTCATGGAACGATCTCCACTGAAAGGACGGGATGTCCGCCGGCGGATCTGCCGGGACGGTGCGCCAGGCTGCGGGAGCGGCGGTGGAGAGAGCGGGGCCTGCTTTCCGGATGGCGCGTCGAGACCGAGGGCGCATCGAGACAACGCGCGAGCGCGGAGGTTCTGACGCTCCGCCCGCGCGGAAAGTTGCAGGATCCGGTGCGCGCGGGACGTTTCGCCGTCTCCATCGTCCCCCTGCGCCGCTAGACGGTCGTCGTGGGGTCGGTGCACTCGTACAGGCAGGAGACCTCGGGCTGCGTGACGGCGCACTTGCAGGTGTCGCCGCAGGTCTGGTAGCACGTCAGCTCGGCCACGCACGTGTTCTGGAAGCCGCAGGTCTCGTGGTTGTTCCGGGTGTGGTTGAACCCGTGGACCGTGCCGGCGGGCTCGCCGCCTCGCGCGGTGGCGAACGACTCGACCCGCAGCGCATCGACGTCCAGCCTCAGCTTCTTCATGGGGCGTCTCCCGGGTGGGTGCGGCGGCGCGCTCGCCGCGGTGGAAGGGCCCCGGCCCCGCGCGCCGGGCGGGTGCGCGGGGCCGGGCCGTCCGTGCGCTCAGCCGCACGGGTCGTAGCAGGAGACCACCGGCTGCGTGCCGGTGCAGACGGTGCCGCAGGTGGGGCGCGTCGCCTGCGTGGGCGCGTGGCCGTGCACGGTCCCGCGCGCCTCCACGGCGGGCTCGGTGGCGAACGACTCCACGCGCAGCCGCTCGATGTCCAGCGTCAGCTTCTTCATGGTCTCGGCTCGTCTCCGTTCTTCAGCAGGTGCAGTACGGCGGTGGGGTGCACGAGGTGATGCGCGTGGCGGCGTCCGGCGCCACGCCCGGGTCGGCGGGCGCGGTCGCGGCCGGTGAGGTGTCGTGCGACTCCACGGCCAGCTTCTCCAGATCGAGCCTCAGCTTCTTCTCCATCGAGTCCTCCTTCCGGTGCCGCTCGCGCCGCGGGCCGGAGCGCCCGGCCTGCGGTGCCCGCCCGCGCTCAGGCCGGCGGCGGGCAGGTGCACTGCTGGTCCCAGACCAGGACGTCCTCGGCACGGCACGAGGTGAAGCAGCTGGCGCCCTGGCAGCTGCCGCACTGGGCCGTGCGCAGCGTCGCCGCCATGGCCGCGAGCACCGTTCCCGCCTCGCCGTCCGGGTCCGGGCTGGTGGGGAACGACTCCACCGCCAGCTCGTCCAGCTTCAGGCTCAGCTTCTTCATCGCGCTCCTCCCCTGGCGAGAGGCGCGGCGGCGCGGCGGACGGGCCGCCGCGCCGCCCGTGTCCGGCTCAGACGGTGCCGACGGGGCAGGTGCACTGCTGGTCGTAGATCAGGCCGTCCTCGGCGCGGCACGAGGTGTAGCAGCTGGGGCCGTTGCAGGTGGCGCAGTTGCCCGTCCTGGTGGCCATGGCCCCGTGCACGGTCCCTCTCTCGACCACCGGCTCGATGGTGGTGGGGAACGACTCCACCGCCAGCTCGTCGAGCTTCAGGTTCAGCTTCTTCATGT
This genomic interval from Longimicrobium sp. contains the following:
- a CDS encoding YciI family protein — its product is MKTVYALIWTLTSTPEEFDARVPALLEWLRALKREGRLLGCGAWSSGDGGLTLVEAETLEEAEQINAANPLSPLGRTEIRAWEVYDASLMVDSGM
- a CDS encoding acyl-CoA thioesterase; translation: MPRYGTMNEHAYEYRHVVGFEETNLVGNVYYANHVRWQGRCRELFLRDHAPSVLDDLASGLALVTTEVSCRYLAELAPFDEVIVRMRLAGQGQSWLLLSFDYFRATANGEEPVARGEQRVACMRREGAAHVPAPVPAALREALRPFGGT
- a CDS encoding AraC family transcriptional regulator, producing MTPPLAVAPEPRCRERTAAARVRAVERAVQAMRERLGEPLPLETIARAALSSPYHFNRFFREVTGLPPCRFLAALRLETAKRLLLTTRFSVTRVCYEVGYTSIGSFTRHFASDVGLPPYRLRRFASGGVPRPVLDGEGVESRPASGATVGGRVDAPGGFGGMVFVGAFPEAIPRGRPAACAVLAGPGEFRMGGLPDGRWHVLAAGLDGVPSADALLHDDALRAAAGPVLVRDGRASGPVRLALRPPRPIDPPILISLPVLLAGAGAEEARTTAG
- a CDS encoding SDR family oxidoreductase, whose amino-acid sequence is MAIVTGASMGLGRAVARELARERARVVIAARNEARLRAAAEELRRETGGQVIPVRADVTDPDDVEALVEETVDRWGTVEIAVANAGGPPGTRFETTGAEEYEKALRLNLMSTVRLAQEVMPHMKARRWGRFVALTSVSVKQPLPGLILSNTARTGVVGFVKTLATEMAPFGVLCNVVAPGYMRTGRVEDLARERAAHEDREADEILEEMAARIPLQRMGEPEELAAMVAFLASERASYVTGTTIQVDGGFVQGLL
- a CDS encoding peroxidase-related enzyme (This protein belongs to a clade of uncharacterized proteins related to peroxidases such as the alkylhydroperoxidase AhpD.), with protein sequence MAHIPVRDGVPGIISLFEFDPEASRPLNALAQVVLRRPSTLTPAERELIATYVSTLNGCRFCAGSHAAAARHLLGDDAPVVEAVRADPSTAPVSEKMRALLAIAARVQRGGRSVSEEEVAAARAEGATDQEIHDTVLIAAAFCMYNRYVDGLATLVPGEEELDGIGAHLAASGYGAR